The following proteins are encoded in a genomic region of Paenibacillus sp. FSL R7-0273:
- a CDS encoding extracellular solute-binding protein — protein MRRKRKSVKFKNRREGIPTKRTGLYAGLLLALLLAVTACGGSGRDNGDGGEGSGEKITLKMMHSWPDSSKSAQNKMVKDIISEFEKANPNITVKTEALETEQYKSKLTVLAASNDLPDIGFTWAAGSMDPYVKGNKFAALDDLLKTELNGKFVAGTTEAYSFDGKTYALPVELNIVPVYYNKAIFAQYSLRTPRTLDELKTIIRILDYNGVTPVTLGGKEGWPSSFWYMYLADRIGGPDLLDKAVANQDFTDPSLLEAAKAVQELVNLGAFVKGYNGLSNDEAKVQFLNGGAAMFATGTWELPDYTTTAGIPQEFKDNIGYFKFPAVAGGKGTVDDWVGGPGTGLFVSRNSAHAAEAKRFVSFFVEKWGEHSVVDAGVIPATRVDTASIRLPRLFIDLLDELNKARKVTLYLDTQMKPGASGIHINQIQALFGKAVTPEEFIRKQDAALKTDK, from the coding sequence ATGAGACGAAAGCGGAAGTCCGTTAAGTTTAAAAATCGCCGGGAGGGGATTCCAACGAAAAGAACGGGATTATATGCTGGCCTTCTCCTGGCCCTGCTGCTGGCTGTGACGGCCTGCGGCGGGAGCGGCAGAGATAACGGAGACGGCGGCGAAGGCAGCGGTGAAAAAATCACCCTCAAAATGATGCATTCCTGGCCGGACAGCAGCAAGTCAGCGCAGAACAAAATGGTTAAGGATATTATCAGCGAGTTTGAAAAAGCCAATCCGAACATTACCGTTAAGACGGAGGCGCTGGAGACCGAGCAGTACAAGAGTAAGCTTACTGTGCTGGCTGCGTCCAATGATCTGCCGGACATCGGGTTCACCTGGGCGGCCGGGTCCATGGATCCTTATGTTAAGGGTAACAAATTTGCGGCGCTGGACGATCTTTTAAAGACAGAGCTGAACGGCAAGTTTGTAGCCGGCACGACGGAAGCCTATTCTTTTGACGGGAAAACGTATGCTCTTCCGGTGGAACTGAACATTGTTCCGGTCTATTATAACAAAGCCATTTTTGCACAATACAGCTTGCGGACTCCCCGGACGCTGGATGAGCTGAAGACGATTATCCGTATTTTGGATTATAACGGAGTTACTCCGGTTACCCTAGGCGGCAAGGAAGGCTGGCCGTCCTCCTTCTGGTATATGTATCTGGCTGATCGGATCGGCGGGCCTGATCTGCTGGATAAGGCAGTTGCAAATCAGGACTTTACGGACCCGTCTCTCCTTGAAGCCGCCAAAGCGGTGCAGGAGCTGGTTAATCTGGGCGCCTTTGTCAAAGGCTATAACGGTTTGTCCAATGATGAAGCCAAAGTCCAGTTTCTGAACGGGGGAGCGGCCATGTTCGCTACAGGGACCTGGGAGCTGCCGGACTATACGACTACTGCAGGCATCCCGCAGGAATTCAAGGACAACATTGGATACTTCAAGTTTCCGGCTGTGGCTGGCGGGAAAGGAACTGTCGATGACTGGGTGGGCGGTCCGGGGACCGGCCTGTTCGTATCGCGGAATTCCGCTCATGCAGCGGAGGCTAAGCGCTTTGTCAGCTTTTTCGTTGAAAAGTGGGGCGAGCATTCCGTGGTCGATGCGGGAGTCATCCCGGCCACCAGAGTAGATACGGCATCCATCAGGCTGCCGCGCCTGTTTATTGACCTGCTGGACGAGCTCAATAAAGCCCGTAAAGTAACGCTGTATCTGGATACGCAAATGAAGCCGGGCGCTTCCGGCATACACATTAACCAGATCCAGGCCCTGTTTGGTAAAGCGGTAACGCCGGAGGAATTCATCAGGAAGCAGGATGCCGCCCTTAAGACGGATAAGTAG
- a CDS encoding response regulator transcription factor, whose protein sequence is MRSRNILIVDDEPKSREGLKKMLGVWSAGQFEVLTASNGVDALQILEQIPVELMITDIRMPEITGLALVSQLREKGIRSQPSVILISGHAQFEYAQQAIHLSVVDYLLKPVSRDKLVESVEKALKAGEEQEHLLFMRKTADPQLLAVRNEEAALSDPVRQAIQYVEMHIEEAISLQEVAGLVHLNSSYFSALFKEQCQMNFSEYVTRRKMQKAKEMLLRTNLPIAEIAGRTGYQAVKYFNKLFKEHEGMSPGQYRSMRNETKAEVR, encoded by the coding sequence ATGAGGAGCCGAAATATACTTATCGTTGATGATGAACCGAAATCAAGAGAAGGCTTAAAAAAGATGCTGGGGGTGTGGTCCGCCGGCCAGTTTGAGGTGCTCACCGCCAGCAATGGAGTGGACGCGCTGCAGATCCTGGAGCAGATTCCGGTCGAGCTGATGATAACCGATATCCGCATGCCGGAAATCACCGGTCTTGCCCTGGTCAGCCAGTTGCGGGAAAAAGGAATCCGGTCCCAGCCATCCGTTATTCTTATTTCCGGTCATGCCCAGTTCGAGTACGCCCAGCAGGCGATTCATCTGTCGGTAGTGGACTATTTGCTTAAGCCTGTCAGCCGGGACAAGCTGGTGGAATCGGTGGAGAAAGCGCTTAAGGCAGGCGAGGAACAGGAGCATCTGCTCTTCATGCGGAAGACCGCCGATCCGCAGCTGCTGGCTGTGAGGAATGAGGAGGCCGCCTTAAGCGACCCGGTCCGCCAGGCCATCCAATACGTGGAAATGCATATAGAGGAGGCAATCAGCCTGCAGGAGGTTGCCGGGCTTGTGCATCTGAACAGCAGCTATTTCAGTGCGCTTTTTAAAGAGCAGTGCCAGATGAATTTCAGCGAATATGTCACCCGCAGGAAAATGCAGAAGGCCAAAGAAATGCTGCTGCGGACCAATCTGCCTATAGCCGAAATTGCCGGCCGTACCGGCTATCAGGCTGTAAAATATTTTAATAAGCTGTTCAAAGAGCATGAAGGCATGAGTCCGGGGCAATACCGGTCTATGAGGAATGAGACGAAAGCGGAAGTCCGTTAA
- a CDS encoding aldo/keto reductase family protein, producing MKYRRLGNTGLKVSEIGLGSWLTYGTAAEQKAADECVAAAFECGINFFDTANAYNRGEGEKAIGAALRQYKRSDYVLSTKVFFPMGEGVNDRGLSRKHIMEQCEASLRRLGTDYIDVYFCHRFDQDTPVEETLRALDDLTAQGKILYAAVSEWSAAQIATASGISRRLNLRPLASNQPIYNMFERYIEQEVLEASREAGLGQVVFSPLAQGILTGKYKPGQQAPAGTRGADDSVNGVIRSYLRNDVLGVVAQLDEVAAGLGVKLSQLALAWVLRQPGVSSALIGASKPAQVEENAQAVDIVLQPDTLETIDRLLSQVADFAPAR from the coding sequence ATGAAATACAGACGACTTGGCAATACGGGACTGAAGGTAAGTGAGATCGGACTTGGCAGCTGGCTGACCTACGGGACTGCGGCAGAACAAAAGGCTGCTGATGAATGTGTAGCTGCAGCTTTTGAATGCGGTATCAATTTTTTTGACACGGCCAATGCCTATAACCGCGGTGAAGGGGAAAAAGCGATCGGAGCTGCTCTCCGCCAGTATAAACGCTCCGACTACGTGCTGAGCACCAAAGTCTTCTTCCCGATGGGCGAAGGCGTGAACGACCGCGGCCTGTCGCGGAAGCACATTATGGAGCAGTGCGAGGCCAGCCTGCGCCGTCTTGGCACCGATTACATCGACGTCTATTTCTGCCACCGTTTTGACCAGGATACACCGGTGGAAGAAACGCTGCGGGCGCTGGATGACCTTACTGCCCAGGGCAAAATCCTCTATGCCGCTGTCAGTGAATGGAGCGCAGCGCAGATTGCCACAGCCAGCGGCATCAGCCGCCGCCTGAACCTGCGCCCGCTGGCCTCCAACCAGCCGATCTACAACATGTTCGAGCGCTACATCGAACAGGAAGTGCTGGAGGCTTCCCGGGAAGCCGGTCTGGGACAGGTGGTCTTCTCCCCGCTGGCCCAGGGCATCCTGACCGGCAAATACAAGCCGGGCCAGCAGGCGCCGGCAGGCACGCGCGGCGCCGATGACTCGGTCAACGGCGTCATCCGCAGCTACCTGCGCAACGATGTGCTGGGCGTTGTCGCCCAGCTTGACGAAGTCGCCGCCGGACTCGGCGTGAAGCTGTCGCAGCTCGCGCTGGCCTGGGTGCTCCGCCAGCCGGGCGTCAGCTCCGCGCTGATCGGCGCAAGCAAGCCTGCGCAGGTCGAAGAAAATGCGCAGGCCGTGGACATTGTGCTCCAGCCGGACACGCTGGAGACCATCGACCGCCTCCTGAGCCAAGTGGCGGATTTCGCACCGGCGAGGTAG
- a CDS encoding sensor histidine kinase, whose product MRRVSAWAGLIWGRLSGLFYRISIKQRVLLSFLVLITLSITAMGILTYRIAGKEIQNNAFDNSRETVDKTLQLLDYRLNDVAMSVQSLMLSDAYRKMMLDVQAHDVSNYYVRLSELQYVLSQVTFNEPMIENVLIATPIGDFYSTTQARTQDHSFYGSELYDNSRKSPGGYWAKGHYDRLFTGSQRVVSFVVRGIYDYTPVTNVFIVVNIRENRLASLLGQNTAGNERQYMLLNTEGDEVVLSGLSRQPSRNFLPDSPAGGEGNFFYTFGGEEYLINYKRSSAAPDWTLAGLQSKDQLLGQLKGIQRTIVLVILIFLLTAWFFSNKLTAALLGPLFKLSRLMRRVEENQLGVTFESRYQDEIAQVGFQFNRMMAEIKALIQDVRKNEEGKRHAEIRALTAQMEPHFLYNTLNTIYCKSVMEENEDVNEMILSLSQMFQLGLGGGRDLIPLEDELSHVQQYCAIQQKCYEDLFDYRVFIEDEEVMKVPIPKILLQPVVENCIQHGFADRRSGGVITVSIKLEQALLHIAVEDNGKGMDAVKVEQGMAGREYSKKGYALVNIRHRLQLYYGDAARMELSGVAGEGSRTDLWIPLSPLREEGGSYGLPADQSS is encoded by the coding sequence ATGCGAAGAGTTTCGGCGTGGGCAGGTCTGATTTGGGGGAGGCTCAGCGGCTTATTTTACAGGATCTCCATCAAGCAGCGGGTACTGCTCTCGTTTCTAGTCTTGATAACGCTGTCAATTACGGCCATGGGGATACTGACCTACCGGATTGCCGGGAAGGAAATTCAGAATAACGCTTTTGATAACAGCAGGGAGACTGTGGACAAGACGCTGCAGCTGCTGGATTACCGGCTAAATGATGTGGCGATGTCGGTACAATCCCTGATGCTGAGTGATGCCTACAGGAAAATGATGCTGGATGTACAGGCACACGATGTATCGAATTACTATGTGCGCCTCTCGGAGCTGCAGTATGTGCTGTCCCAGGTCACCTTTAATGAGCCGATGATCGAGAATGTCCTGATTGCCACGCCGATCGGTGATTTTTATTCTACAACCCAGGCGCGGACGCAGGATCATTCCTTCTACGGCTCCGAGCTGTATGACAACAGCAGAAAAAGCCCCGGCGGCTATTGGGCAAAAGGCCATTACGACCGGCTGTTTACAGGCAGCCAGCGCGTGGTCTCCTTTGTGGTGCGGGGAATTTATGACTACACTCCGGTGACCAACGTGTTCATCGTAGTCAATATAAGGGAGAACAGGCTTGCTTCGCTGCTGGGTCAGAATACCGCTGGTAACGAGCGGCAGTACATGCTGCTGAATACGGAAGGTGATGAGGTGGTCCTAAGCGGCCTGAGCCGTCAGCCGAGCCGGAACTTTCTGCCGGACAGCCCGGCAGGCGGTGAGGGGAATTTCTTTTATACCTTCGGCGGTGAGGAGTATCTGATTAATTATAAGCGTTCAAGCGCTGCACCGGATTGGACGCTGGCGGGACTGCAGTCCAAGGACCAGCTGCTGGGCCAGCTCAAGGGCATTCAGCGGACCATTGTCCTGGTCATTCTGATTTTTCTGCTGACGGCGTGGTTCTTCTCCAACAAGCTGACGGCAGCTTTGCTGGGACCGCTGTTCAAATTGAGCAGACTAATGCGCCGGGTGGAGGAGAATCAGCTGGGCGTAACGTTTGAGAGCAGGTATCAGGATGAGATTGCCCAGGTCGGCTTCCAGTTTAACCGGATGATGGCCGAAATCAAGGCGCTGATCCAGGATGTGCGCAAGAACGAAGAGGGCAAGCGGCATGCGGAGATCCGGGCGCTGACTGCGCAGATGGAGCCTCACTTTTTATACAACACGCTTAATACGATCTACTGCAAATCGGTCATGGAGGAAAATGAGGATGTCAACGAGATGATCCTGTCCCTGTCGCAGATGTTCCAGCTGGGGCTCGGCGGCGGCAGGGATCTGATCCCGCTAGAGGATGAGCTGTCGCATGTACAGCAGTACTGCGCGATTCAGCAGAAATGCTATGAGGACCTGTTCGACTACCGTGTCTTTATTGAGGATGAAGAAGTAATGAAAGTGCCCATCCCGAAAATTCTGCTGCAGCCGGTTGTCGAGAACTGCATCCAGCACGGCTTTGCCGACCGCCGGAGCGGCGGGGTGATTACGGTAAGCATTAAGCTGGAACAGGCGCTGCTGCATATTGCGGTTGAGGATAACGGCAAAGGAATGGACGCAGTGAAGGTGGAGCAGGGAATGGCCGGAAGGGAATATTCCAAAAAAGGCTATGCGCTGGTAAACATCAGGCACCGGCTTCAGCTCTATTACGGTGATGCAGCCAGAATGGAGCTTTCAGGCGTTGCGGGTGAGGGCTCACGCACCGATCTGTGGATACCGCTCAGCCCGCTGAGAGAAGAGGGAGGCAGCTATGGACTACCGGCAGACCAGAGCAGTTAA
- a CDS encoding cache domain-containing sensor histidine kinase, giving the protein MRWLQSRLKLNTLRNQMLLGFLAVMLFILILVGFLTFHSVSTLLKNNAEKHIQQTAVQANGRLEGILEQINSLTTLVSTNEYIQQLLLRDVEGQAPTFAERQALPPVINLVQLYTDGIRSVELYSQKGARLYPLDGSSLIGKAPEDLIELATRKEGSLVWYGIDPLDPTSLLAVRQISLIDRYFTTGGYLLIRADRSRFALEDSLSAEGEKETILLLAADGRLITSNDDTISQETAALLAGKSGDQTAAVGNRSFVVVKQRSAVTGWTLLILTPVNVITQGISVLRTTIVVSAIIGTVLFTVLSFFLSTLITRPVFKLIKAMRSTRLGILRPTEYASSTMEIQELNYSYNKMVDNINELIQLVYEKELSRSHTELKALQAQINPHFLFNTLDVLYWSLLDKEEDGLAGYVVAMSDLFRYTITGQSEEGWVKLRDELEHIGRYMYIMKVRFEDRLEWEIEAAPEAQDAELPRLLLQPLVENAVLHGVESRIEPGRVKLRVVREGERIIITVEDDGIGMDEEKLSSLMNELESGKVSSAKASGVGIANVQKRLQLFFPGTGGQAAAMRIDSRKGQGTTISIEIPVRGGTMP; this is encoded by the coding sequence GTGCGGTGGCTGCAGTCAAGGTTAAAGTTAAATACACTCAGAAATCAGATGCTGCTCGGCTTTCTCGCCGTTATGCTTTTTATTCTTATACTGGTAGGTTTCCTTACCTTTCATTCGGTCTCGACGCTGCTGAAGAACAACGCGGAGAAGCATATCCAGCAGACGGCTGTTCAGGCTAACGGCCGCCTGGAGGGCATTCTGGAGCAGATCAACTCACTGACGACACTGGTTTCGACCAATGAGTATATCCAGCAGCTGCTGCTGCGGGATGTGGAGGGCCAGGCGCCGACCTTTGCGGAGCGGCAGGCGCTGCCGCCCGTTATTAACCTGGTCCAGCTATATACGGACGGCATCCGCTCCGTTGAGCTGTACAGTCAAAAAGGGGCCAGGCTGTATCCGCTCGACGGCAGCAGCCTGATAGGGAAGGCGCCTGAGGATCTGATTGAGCTTGCGACCAGAAAGGAAGGGAGCCTTGTCTGGTACGGCATTGATCCGCTTGATCCTACCTCGCTGCTGGCGGTCCGGCAGATCAGTCTGATCGACCGCTATTTCACGACGGGCGGCTATTTGCTCATCCGCGCTGACCGCAGCAGGTTTGCGCTGGAAGACTCCTTATCTGCGGAGGGGGAAAAAGAGACGATACTGCTGCTCGCTGCCGACGGCAGGCTGATCACCTCAAACGATGATACCATCTCGCAGGAAACAGCCGCCCTGCTTGCCGGGAAATCCGGGGATCAGACCGCAGCGGTCGGCAACCGTTCCTTTGTTGTTGTCAAACAGCGGTCTGCCGTAACCGGCTGGACGCTGCTTATCCTGACACCGGTTAACGTCATCACCCAGGGGATTTCAGTCCTGCGGACAACGATTGTTGTTTCAGCTATAATCGGCACTGTACTGTTCACTGTGCTTTCTTTTTTCCTGTCCACGCTCATTACCCGGCCTGTCTTTAAGCTTATTAAAGCGATGAGAAGCACGAGGCTCGGCATACTGAGGCCAACCGAATATGCATCGTCCACTATGGAAATCCAGGAGCTCAATTATTCCTATAACAAAATGGTAGATAACATCAATGAGCTGATCCAGCTGGTTTATGAGAAAGAGCTGTCCCGGAGCCACACTGAGCTGAAAGCGCTTCAGGCGCAGATCAATCCGCATTTTTTGTTCAATACACTGGATGTGCTGTACTGGTCACTGCTGGACAAGGAGGAAGACGGGCTCGCAGGCTATGTGGTCGCGATGTCAGATTTATTCCGTTATACCATTACCGGGCAGAGTGAGGAGGGCTGGGTGAAGCTCCGCGATGAGCTGGAGCATATCGGCAGATATATGTACATCATGAAGGTGCGGTTTGAAGACCGGCTGGAATGGGAAATCGAGGCTGCTCCCGAGGCACAGGATGCTGAGCTGCCCCGGCTGCTGCTGCAGCCGCTGGTGGAGAATGCGGTGCTGCATGGAGTGGAGAGCAGAATTGAGCCCGGCCGGGTGAAGCTGAGGGTTGTCCGCGAGGGAGAGCGGATTATCATTACAGTGGAAGACGACGGGATCGGCATGGATGAGGAGAAGCTGTCCTCCCTGATGAATGAGCTGGAGAGCGGAAAGGTATCCTCTGCAAAAGCCTCCGGCGTCGGAATTGCCAACGTGCAGAAAAGACTGCAGCTGTTTTTCCCGGGAACAGGCGGGCAGGCAGCAGCCATGCGTATCGACAGCCGGAAGGGCCAAGGCACCACTATCAGCATCGAAATACCTGTCCGAGGAGGCACAATGCCATGA
- a CDS encoding carbohydrate ABC transporter permease, with protein MRRKGVNYAKFGYIFTFPFVLAFLIFSLYPILYTAVIGFTDMQGLIPKPVHILDNPFQNFKDLLFDNVSFRKSLINTGLLWIVNFIPQIALALLLTAWFTNKRLNIKGQGAFKVLLYMPNIITAGTIAVLFSTLFAYPMGPMNSLVELMGWSDAPIFFLQDKTTARGIVAFIQFWMWYGNTMIILVAGVMGINPALFESAAIDGANGVQTFFRITLPSLRTILLFTLITSMIGGLTMFDIPQLFLAGGPDDSTLTTSMFIYGQAFKGSYMYNRAAAASMIMFVIAAILSGLVFYLMRDRDAQKLKKAEKMYRKSAKAAAAREA; from the coding sequence ATGCGCCGCAAAGGTGTGAATTACGCAAAATTCGGCTACATCTTCACGTTTCCGTTTGTCCTGGCCTTTCTGATTTTTTCGTTATATCCCATTCTTTACACCGCAGTCATCGGATTTACAGATATGCAGGGGCTGATACCCAAACCGGTTCATATACTGGATAACCCTTTTCAAAACTTTAAGGATTTGCTGTTCGATAACGTCTCCTTCAGAAAATCTCTGATCAACACCGGACTGCTCTGGATCGTCAACTTTATCCCTCAGATTGCTCTTGCGCTTTTGCTCACGGCATGGTTCACGAACAAGCGCCTCAACATAAAGGGACAAGGAGCATTTAAAGTGCTGCTGTACATGCCCAATATCATCACCGCGGGTACAATTGCCGTATTGTTCAGCACTTTGTTTGCCTATCCGATGGGTCCCATGAACAGCCTGGTTGAACTGATGGGCTGGTCTGATGCACCAATCTTCTTCCTGCAGGACAAGACAACAGCACGCGGCATCGTGGCGTTCATCCAATTCTGGATGTGGTACGGCAACACGATGATTATTCTGGTCGCCGGCGTGATGGGTATCAATCCTGCTCTTTTCGAGTCTGCGGCAATTGACGGTGCGAACGGTGTGCAGACCTTTTTCCGGATTACACTGCCGAGCCTGCGGACCATTCTGCTGTTCACGCTCATTACCTCAATGATCGGCGGTCTGACGATGTTCGATATCCCGCAGCTGTTCCTGGCAGGCGGACCGGATGACTCCACGCTTACTACGTCCATGTTCATTTACGGGCAGGCGTTCAAGGGAAGCTATATGTATAACCGCGCTGCGGCGGCAAGCATGATCATGTTTGTAATTGCAGCCATTTTGTCGGGGCTTGTGTTCTATCTGATGCGTGACCGCGATGCGCAGAAGCTGAAGAAAGCGGAAAAAATGTACCGGAAATCAGCCAAAGCAGCTGCTGCGAGGGAGGCATAG
- a CDS encoding ABC transporter substrate-binding protein, with translation MKSLKRVFTGISALLVMSTALAACGGNSNSGSNSSGSEASPAASVAASEAPAKGGGEKVTINLWSFTDEIPNMTKKYLETHLDANVEFKTTVIATTDGAYQPALDQALAAGGKDAPDIFAAEAAFVLKYTQGDASTYAANYADLGLDDQMVKDAGIAQYSIDIGSKDGQLKGLGYQATGGAFIYRRSIAKDVFGTDDPATIKGEVGPGWEKFYEAAAKLKAKGYGIVSGDGDIWHAIENSSEKGWIVDGKLHIDPKREEFLDLSKKLKDNGYHNDTTDWTEAWYADMSGAGAQPVFGFFGPAWLINYVMNGQVKDTNGDWAVTESPTGFFWGGTWLLASQEAAKDEAKKQAAADFIKWVTLDTSETGLQYYWANGTMKEGEQGTKDSVASSVVMASSNGEVPLLGGQNMFDVFVPANANASGKNLTQYDETINRLWRDQVREYTAGNKDRDKAIETFKQQVKDQLGIDSE, from the coding sequence ATGAAAAGTTTGAAACGTGTGTTTACAGGGATTTCTGCACTGCTGGTGATGTCTACTGCTCTTGCGGCGTGCGGCGGCAACTCTAATTCAGGCTCAAACTCATCCGGCTCTGAAGCAAGTCCGGCAGCGTCAGTTGCTGCATCCGAGGCTCCGGCCAAAGGGGGCGGCGAAAAGGTGACGATCAATCTCTGGAGCTTCACCGATGAGATTCCGAACATGACCAAGAAGTACCTGGAGACCCACCTGGACGCCAATGTGGAATTTAAAACGACGGTGATTGCAACGACCGACGGCGCTTACCAGCCTGCACTTGACCAGGCCCTGGCGGCCGGCGGAAAGGATGCACCGGATATTTTTGCGGCTGAAGCGGCCTTCGTGCTCAAATACACGCAAGGTGACGCTTCCACCTATGCAGCTAACTATGCAGACCTCGGGCTTGATGACCAGATGGTTAAGGATGCGGGCATTGCCCAATATTCGATTGATATCGGCAGCAAGGACGGCCAGCTGAAGGGCCTCGGCTACCAGGCGACAGGGGGAGCTTTTATCTACCGCCGCTCGATTGCCAAGGATGTGTTTGGAACTGATGATCCGGCAACTATCAAAGGTGAAGTCGGACCCGGCTGGGAGAAATTCTATGAAGCCGCAGCGAAGCTGAAGGCCAAAGGCTACGGCATCGTTTCCGGTGACGGGGATATCTGGCACGCCATCGAGAACAGCTCGGAAAAGGGCTGGATTGTTGACGGCAAGCTGCATATCGATCCGAAGCGCGAGGAGTTCCTCGATCTCTCCAAGAAGCTGAAGGATAACGGGTACCACAATGATACGACTGACTGGACGGAAGCCTGGTATGCGGATATGTCCGGCGCCGGCGCCCAGCCTGTATTCGGATTCTTCGGCCCGGCATGGCTCATTAACTATGTAATGAACGGCCAGGTGAAGGACACGAACGGCGACTGGGCCGTGACTGAATCACCGACAGGCTTCTTCTGGGGAGGCACCTGGCTCCTTGCCAGCCAGGAAGCTGCCAAGGACGAGGCCAAGAAGCAGGCTGCTGCGGACTTTATCAAATGGGTAACACTCGACACCTCCGAAACGGGCCTCCAGTATTACTGGGCTAACGGAACGATGAAAGAGGGCGAGCAGGGTACCAAGGACAGCGTGGCTTCCTCTGTGGTAATGGCGAGCTCTAACGGTGAAGTGCCGCTGCTCGGCGGACAGAACATGTTCGACGTATTTGTTCCGGCCAACGCCAATGCTTCAGGCAAGAACCTGACCCAGTATGACGAAACGATTAACCGGCTGTGGCGTGACCAGGTCCGTGAATATACTGCAGGCAACAAAGACCGCGATAAAGCGATCGAAACGTTCAAGCAGCAGGTCAAGGACCAGCTCGGCATTGACAGCGAATAA
- a CDS encoding carbohydrate ABC transporter permease — MDHNHSSGAVTRKINKTIIYVVCIFLAVLSILPFWIMFVNATRSTAEIQSGLSLIPSTHMMNNLRVLLDKSFDPVQGFLNSFIISSSATVLTVYFSSLAAYGLVTYDWKLRKPFFTFILCVMMIPSQASAIGFYQFMYKIHWTNSFLPLILPAIAAPAVVFFMRQYLLATLSLEIVEAARVDGSGEFKTFNRIILPLMMPAVATQAIFAFVANWNNLFMPLILLTQKEKYTMPVMVSLLRGDIYKTEFGSIYMGLALTALPLFVVYFLLSRYIIAGVALGGVKE, encoded by the coding sequence ATGGACCATAATCATTCAAGCGGAGCTGTTACCCGGAAGATCAACAAGACGATTATTTATGTGGTCTGTATCTTTTTGGCGGTGCTCAGCATCCTCCCGTTCTGGATCATGTTTGTTAACGCAACCCGGTCTACAGCGGAAATTCAGAGCGGCCTGTCCCTGATTCCGTCCACCCATATGATGAACAATCTGCGGGTGCTGCTGGACAAGAGCTTTGATCCGGTGCAGGGCTTTCTGAATTCCTTTATCATCTCCAGCTCGGCGACGGTTCTGACCGTCTACTTCTCGTCACTTGCGGCGTACGGGCTTGTCACCTATGACTGGAAGCTGCGCAAGCCGTTCTTTACCTTTATCCTGTGCGTGATGATGATTCCTTCCCAGGCAAGTGCGATCGGGTTCTATCAGTTTATGTATAAAATCCACTGGACCAACAGCTTCCTTCCGCTGATCCTGCCTGCGATTGCCGCACCGGCGGTGGTGTTCTTCATGCGCCAGTACCTGCTCGCGACCTTGTCGCTGGAGATTGTGGAGGCTGCACGCGTCGACGGGTCCGGCGAATTCAAAACCTTTAACCGGATCATCCTGCCCTTAATGATGCCGGCGGTGGCGACCCAGGCGATCTTTGCCTTTGTGGCTAACTGGAACAACCTGTTCATGCCGCTCATCCTCCTGACCCAGAAGGAAAAATATACGATGCCGGTCATGGTGAGCCTGCTGCGCGGCGATATTTACAAAACGGAGTTCGGCTCGATCTATATGGGCCTGGCGCTGACAGCCCTGCCGCTGTTTGTGGTGTATTTCCTGTTATCCAGGTATATCATTGCCGGTGTAGCGCTGGGTGGCGTGAAGGAATAA